The following proteins come from a genomic window of Streptomyces sp. NBC_01716:
- a CDS encoding S1 family peptidase yields the protein MTFKRFSPLNGVSRRARLLAVTSGLVTAVALAAPSAVAAPAPEAKVTAAVLADASSAVLGADVAGTAWYTDQASGKIVVTADTSVSAAELAEVKSALADTDAGVTIKRTPGTFSKLIAGGEAITTGGARCSLGFNVTNGSTNYALTAGHCTNIGSSWSIGTTAGSSFPGNDYGIIQHSNPSAADGRVYLYNGSYQEINGAADPSVGQSVTRSGSTTGVHSGTVTGLNATVNYGADGIVSGLIQTNVCAEPGDSGGALFSGTTAHGLTSGGSGNCSSGGTTFFQPVTEALSVYGVSII from the coding sequence GTGACCTTCAAGCGCTTCTCCCCCCTCAACGGCGTGTCCAGACGCGCTCGCCTTCTCGCCGTGACGTCCGGTCTGGTGACCGCCGTCGCGCTCGCGGCTCCGTCCGCGGTCGCCGCGCCGGCCCCCGAGGCCAAGGTGACGGCCGCCGTGCTCGCCGACGCCAGTTCGGCCGTCCTCGGCGCGGACGTGGCCGGTACCGCCTGGTACACCGACCAGGCCAGCGGCAAGATCGTCGTGACCGCCGACACCTCCGTCTCGGCCGCCGAGCTGGCCGAGGTCAAGTCGGCCCTCGCGGACACCGACGCCGGTGTGACGATCAAGCGCACGCCCGGCACCTTCAGCAAGCTGATCGCCGGCGGCGAGGCCATCACCACCGGTGGCGCCCGCTGCTCGCTCGGCTTCAACGTGACCAACGGCAGCACGAACTACGCGCTGACCGCCGGTCACTGCACCAACATCGGCAGCAGCTGGTCCATCGGCACGACCGCCGGTTCCAGCTTCCCGGGCAACGACTACGGGATCATCCAGCACTCGAACCCGAGTGCGGCCGACGGCAGGGTCTACCTGTACAACGGCAGCTACCAGGAGATCAACGGCGCGGCCGACCCCTCCGTCGGTCAGTCCGTCACCCGGAGCGGCAGCACGACCGGTGTGCACAGCGGCACGGTCACTGGCCTCAACGCGACCGTGAACTACGGCGCCGACGGCATCGTCTCCGGCCTCATCCAGACCAACGTCTGCGCCGAGCCCGGCGACAGCGGCGGCGCGCTCTTCTCCGGCACCACGGCGCACGGCCTGACCTCCGGCGGCAGCGGCAACTGCTCCTCCGGCGGCACCACGTTCTTCCAGCCCGTCACCGAGGCGCTCAGCGTCTACGGTGTGTCGATCATCTGA
- a CDS encoding YihY/virulence factor BrkB family protein, which yields MQAANETPERPSGRLRRLRRVRALYRNVSKRKMAWLLLKDTVNSCIEYRILGLAAEAAFFTLLSLPPLMMGLLGLLGYIDDWTNTTTVASIEENILTAVGTVLSDRGVDQIAKPLLSDVTHGGRPDLISIGFAIALWSGSMAVNVFIDTITVMYGLDGRRGIVATRLLAFLLYIVALLIGAVVLPLAVVGPDRVVDIIPWGTDVAIVLYWPVVILLSVAFLTTLYHVSVPARSPWIEDVPGALVALGMWVFGSFLLRIYLTSTVEGPTIYGSLAAPIAVLLWIGISAFAVLVGAAVNAAIDRVWPSVATAAARAANDRLRAAQAAELVARVEALSGETDESEYGPDPDMPSEFPERWSRFLPPDDLKSRFHAGRDREQKP from the coding sequence GTGCAGGCAGCAAACGAAACACCCGAGCGGCCATCGGGCCGACTCCGCCGGCTCCGCCGGGTCCGAGCCCTCTACCGCAACGTCTCGAAGCGGAAGATGGCCTGGCTGCTGCTGAAAGACACGGTCAACTCGTGCATCGAGTACAGGATCCTCGGTCTCGCGGCGGAGGCGGCCTTCTTCACGCTGCTCTCCCTGCCGCCGCTGATGATGGGGCTGCTCGGCCTACTCGGGTACATAGACGACTGGACCAACACCACCACCGTCGCCTCGATCGAGGAGAACATCCTCACCGCCGTCGGCACGGTCCTCTCGGACCGGGGGGTCGACCAGATCGCCAAACCCCTGCTGTCGGACGTCACGCACGGCGGGCGCCCCGACCTCATCTCCATCGGTTTCGCGATCGCGCTGTGGTCGGGCTCCATGGCGGTGAACGTCTTCATCGACACGATCACCGTGATGTACGGACTCGACGGCCGGCGAGGCATCGTCGCCACCCGGCTGCTCGCCTTCCTGCTCTACATCGTGGCGCTGCTCATCGGCGCCGTCGTGCTGCCGCTGGCGGTGGTGGGGCCGGACAGGGTGGTAGACATCATCCCGTGGGGGACGGACGTCGCCATCGTCCTGTACTGGCCGGTGGTGATCCTGCTCTCCGTCGCGTTCCTGACGACGCTCTACCACGTGTCCGTGCCCGCGCGGTCGCCGTGGATAGAGGATGTCCCGGGCGCGCTCGTGGCCCTCGGCATGTGGGTCTTCGGCAGCTTCCTGCTGCGGATCTATCTCACCAGTACGGTCGAGGGCCCCACGATCTACGGATCGCTCGCCGCCCCGATCGCGGTCCTTCTGTGGATCGGCATCTCGGCGTTCGCGGTCCTCGTCGGCGCGGCCGTCAACGCCGCCATCGACCGGGTCTGGCCGTCCGTCGCCACGGCGGCGGCCCGCGCCGCCAACGACCGCCTCCGGGCCGCACAGGCGGCGGAGCTGGTGGCGCGTGTGGAGGCGCTGTCGGGGGAGACGGACGAGAGCGAGTACGGCCCCGACCCGGACATGCCGTCGGAATTCCCGGAGCGATGGTCCCGCTTCCTGCCACCGGACGACCTGAAGTCCCGCTTCCACGCCGGCCGCGACCGGGAGCAGAAGCCTTAG
- a CDS encoding NB-ARC domain-containing protein, whose amino-acid sequence MLSRGRVWGLWGALGVCAAALVWLAVAVVRGGWQLGDQVASVLGGSAGILALLLALEGRAPAAAVGQLPGVGLPSVPEWVVGRAEVEHVVAALISPRRWSFWRRRSRSHTGGRRTVGITTGLHGAGGFGKTVLAHLVCADPRIRRHFGERVYLVTIGRDVRTPAAIAAKVSEVTRYLTGDTREVGQDPAVAGAHLGALLDQRPRMLLVLDDVWDAKQLAPFLIGGGNSCVRLVTTRNPSVLPPGAVPVTVDRMSRHQALSVVRFGLSGLPDPLAARLVDATGRWALLLRMANQHLAMQTATGADLAGSAEQLLERLERLGPASADNPYLEPDLDDPAQRSAAVRASIEAATELLPPGGGRRFAELGVFAADEVVPLPLVCTLWGATADLDEAGARRLCKHMSDLSLLTLDSGTPGGTLSLHDVVRDYLRAELGDDLVAVNARLLDAVATTEAVPDAPAARDGTSVPAWWTVSGSYLLDHLVEHLVDAGQGVEAAALASDLRWVRTRLHQRGPTASWRDLEAVGTSACRALARDIARTAHLLSPTDPPRALDDVLLSRLQPLPHWNGQVHLLSDDVAITNRWTPPDLPHQGLRRLLVLDRGAAMEDVVIGPEGTWLATSDRYGIHVWGTASGDVYRTLPDSSGGLPMSLSSDGTRLASSGYRYVRIWDTATGEILRTVRTPEFFGRAFGRGVILSPDGHRMVVQGRRGRFLILDVDTGRRLQTLDLVAERTTDSESLFPPPRGTMLSSLRGSREYRVEDLAFSPDGNTLAVAVAVGFGTGGEVQIWDTATGKRRRILRFDDRFGSRVSAVAIGPSGAWLAAGSLLGVGIWNVATGELVHTLNGPVHVQRIVISSDSAWLAVLEGTRVSVWDTETGGLRGELSGNNSMRAIAAAPDGTWLASAGRDGVRIWDVPGTGRDRISAPLNRQAGVWTIAVGPDGTWLATSESRDTGVVIRDTSTGNQLRILSGYPSDGIPQIVLSQDGTRLATHRFEHGIWCGNTVGGPILRLFIEPLSVSAMAFTSDNAQLRTAHWIPDQDPCEVRTWEVATGRLLNTVTAGRPGARALALSPDAKVLAVASHGGVTLYEAVTGEPLRPLDGCDGDVQRVAFSATGNFLATLGSSGRVQVWNRADGSLRGTVEATASRELKLALSADGDLIAVSANNNIQVLATESGALLSAMRTEDHVFTCEFGMDGRTLFVGTAYGLHGYDIRR is encoded by the coding sequence ATGTTGAGTCGGGGGCGGGTTTGGGGGCTGTGGGGGGCTCTGGGGGTTTGTGCAGCGGCGCTTGTATGGCTCGCGGTTGCCGTGGTGCGGGGCGGGTGGCAGCTGGGTGACCAGGTGGCTAGTGTGCTGGGCGGTAGTGCGGGGATTCTTGCACTCCTTCTTGCCCTTGAGGGTCGTGCTCCCGCTGCGGCCGTGGGGCAGCTGCCTGGCGTCGGTTTGCCCTCTGTGCCCGAGTGGGTTGTCGGACGCGCCGAGGTCGAGCACGTCGTCGCGGCCCTGATATCCCCCCGGCGCTGGTCGTTTTGGCGCCGTCGGTCGCGTTCACATACGGGCGGTCGCCGAACCGTCGGTATCACCACTGGATTGCACGGTGCCGGTGGCTTCGGCAAGACCGTGCTTGCGCATCTCGTCTGTGCGGATCCCAGGATTCGGCGTCATTTCGGTGAGCGCGTCTACCTCGTGACCATTGGCCGTGATGTGCGGACACCGGCGGCCATCGCCGCCAAGGTCTCCGAGGTCACCCGGTACCTGACGGGTGACACCCGGGAGGTCGGCCAGGATCCCGCCGTCGCCGGCGCGCACCTCGGTGCGCTGCTCGATCAGCGGCCACGCATGCTCCTTGTGCTCGACGACGTGTGGGATGCCAAGCAACTCGCGCCTTTCCTGATCGGTGGCGGGAACTCGTGCGTGCGGCTGGTCACCACGCGGAATCCGTCCGTGCTGCCACCCGGGGCGGTGCCGGTGACTGTGGACCGGATGTCCCGTCACCAGGCGCTGTCCGTCGTAAGATTCGGGCTTTCCGGGCTGCCGGATCCGCTCGCCGCTCGCCTTGTGGATGCCACCGGCCGGTGGGCGCTGCTCCTGCGTATGGCGAACCAGCACCTCGCCATGCAGACCGCCACAGGCGCTGACCTCGCCGGTTCTGCCGAGCAACTTTTGGAGCGGCTTGAGCGGTTGGGACCCGCGAGCGCCGACAATCCGTATCTCGAACCGGATCTGGACGATCCCGCCCAGCGCAGTGCCGCGGTGCGGGCCAGCATCGAGGCGGCCACCGAGCTGCTGCCGCCGGGCGGTGGTCGACGCTTCGCCGAACTGGGTGTCTTCGCCGCGGACGAAGTGGTTCCACTGCCGTTGGTGTGCACGCTTTGGGGTGCCACCGCCGATTTGGACGAGGCGGGGGCACGGCGACTGTGCAAGCACATGAGCGACCTGTCGCTGCTCACACTCGACAGCGGTACTCCCGGGGGAACACTGAGCCTGCACGACGTCGTACGGGACTATCTGCGTGCTGAGCTCGGGGATGACCTCGTCGCCGTCAACGCCCGGCTGCTCGACGCCGTCGCCACCACCGAGGCGGTACCTGATGCTCCGGCCGCGCGGGACGGCACGTCGGTGCCCGCCTGGTGGACAGTGAGCGGTTCCTATCTTCTCGATCACCTCGTCGAGCATCTCGTCGACGCAGGCCAGGGCGTAGAGGCGGCGGCACTGGCGTCGGACCTCAGGTGGGTGCGTACCCGGCTGCACCAGCGTGGTCCCACCGCTTCCTGGCGCGATCTTGAAGCCGTCGGCACCTCCGCGTGTCGGGCACTCGCAAGGGACATCGCCCGCACCGCCCACCTGCTCTCCCCCACCGACCCCCCGCGCGCCCTCGACGACGTGCTGCTGAGCCGTCTCCAGCCCCTGCCGCACTGGAATGGTCAGGTCCATCTGCTGAGCGACGACGTGGCGATCACCAACCGTTGGACCCCACCCGACCTGCCGCACCAGGGACTCCGTCGATTGCTCGTCTTGGATCGGGGCGCCGCGATGGAGGATGTCGTCATTGGGCCCGAGGGAACGTGGCTGGCCACATCCGACCGGTACGGCATCCATGTCTGGGGCACCGCGAGTGGAGACGTGTACCGCACACTGCCCGACTCGTCCGGCGGCCTCCCCATGAGCCTCAGCTCCGACGGCACCCGACTCGCCTCCTCGGGCTACAGATACGTCCGTATCTGGGACACCGCCACCGGAGAAATCCTACGGACCGTGCGGACGCCGGAATTCTTCGGCCGAGCGTTCGGCAGGGGCGTGATCCTCAGCCCGGACGGACACAGGATGGTAGTCCAGGGCCGCAGGGGCAGGTTCTTGATCCTGGATGTGGACACGGGCAGGCGGCTTCAGACCCTTGACCTGGTGGCGGAGCGGACCACCGATTCGGAATCCCTGTTCCCTCCTCCCCGTGGCACCATGCTCTCCAGCCTCCGCGGTTCTCGCGAGTACAGAGTGGAAGACCTGGCGTTCAGCCCGGACGGGAACACGCTCGCCGTCGCCGTCGCCGTCGGCTTCGGGACTGGCGGGGAAGTGCAGATCTGGGACACTGCCACAGGAAAGCGGCGCCGCATCCTCCGCTTCGACGACAGGTTCGGGTCCCGAGTCTCTGCGGTGGCAATCGGCCCGAGCGGCGCGTGGCTCGCCGCAGGCAGTCTCCTCGGCGTCGGGATCTGGAACGTCGCCACCGGCGAGCTCGTCCACACCCTGAACGGCCCGGTGCACGTTCAGCGCATCGTGATCAGCTCGGACAGTGCATGGCTTGCCGTTCTCGAGGGCACGCGGGTGAGCGTCTGGGACACCGAAACGGGGGGCCTGCGCGGGGAGTTGTCCGGCAACAACAGCATGCGAGCCATCGCAGCCGCACCGGACGGCACATGGCTCGCATCAGCCGGCCGCGACGGCGTGCGGATCTGGGACGTCCCGGGAACTGGCCGTGACAGAATCTCAGCGCCCCTCAACCGACAGGCAGGCGTGTGGACCATCGCCGTCGGCCCCGACGGCACATGGCTGGCCACCTCCGAGAGTCGCGACACCGGGGTTGTGATACGCGATACCAGCACCGGTAACCAACTCCGCATACTGTCCGGCTACCCAAGTGATGGAATACCGCAGATCGTGCTCAGCCAGGACGGCACACGTCTCGCAACGCACCGATTCGAGCACGGAATCTGGTGCGGGAACACTGTCGGAGGCCCGATCCTGCGCCTCTTCATAGAGCCGCTCAGCGTATCCGCCATGGCCTTCACCTCCGACAATGCCCAGCTCCGCACCGCGCACTGGATACCGGACCAGGACCCGTGCGAGGTCCGCACCTGGGAGGTGGCCACCGGACGCCTGCTGAACACGGTGACAGCGGGCCGTCCTGGGGCGAGGGCCCTGGCGCTGTCACCCGACGCGAAAGTGCTAGCCGTCGCGTCGCATGGTGGTGTGACGCTGTACGAGGCCGTGACCGGGGAGCCGCTGCGCCCACTGGACGGCTGTGACGGCGATGTGCAGCGCGTGGCGTTCAGTGCCACCGGGAACTTCCTCGCGACCCTGGGTTCGTCCGGTCGCGTCCAGGTGTGGAACCGCGCCGACGGCTCACTGCGCGGGACTGTAGAGGCGACCGCCAGCCGCGAATTGAAGCTGGCCCTCAGCGCCGACGGCGACCTGATCGCCGTGTCAGCCAACAACAACATCCAGGTCCTGGCCACCGAGTCCGGTGCACTGCTCTCCGCGATGCGCACAGAGGACCACGTGTTCACGTGTGAGTTCGGCATGGACGGGCGCACGCTGTTCGTTGGCACCGCGTACGGGCTGCACGGATACGACATCCGACGGTGA
- a CDS encoding helix-turn-helix domain-containing protein produces the protein MYRERASRADGVVVWTRTARVPGGGPVYPVLPDGCMDLLWIGGRLGVAGPDTHAYQPDLPADATGGGVCVGVRFAPGIAPALLGVPAYELRDRRVDLADLWPGAEAREIAERIGTAADPAAALESVALRRMALAGPPDPLLRAVVAGLDAGHTVASVADMAGLGTRRLHRRSLDAFGYGPKILARVLRLQRALALVRASVPYAEAAVAAGCADQAHLARETRDLAGLTLGAYEALAKSETPQPSGSSTTA, from the coding sequence GTGTACAGGGAACGGGCGTCGCGCGCCGACGGTGTCGTCGTGTGGACGCGGACAGCGCGGGTACCGGGCGGTGGCCCCGTCTACCCGGTCCTGCCCGACGGCTGTATGGATCTGCTCTGGATCGGCGGCCGGCTGGGGGTCGCCGGACCCGACACCCACGCCTACCAGCCGGATCTGCCCGCCGACGCGACCGGCGGCGGAGTGTGCGTAGGGGTCCGCTTCGCGCCCGGCATCGCGCCCGCGCTCCTGGGCGTACCGGCGTACGAGCTGCGTGACCGGCGCGTGGATCTCGCCGACCTGTGGCCCGGCGCCGAGGCACGCGAGATCGCCGAGCGCATCGGCACCGCCGCCGACCCCGCCGCCGCGCTCGAATCCGTGGCGCTTCGCCGGATGGCGCTCGCCGGGCCGCCCGATCCGCTGCTGAGGGCCGTCGTCGCCGGGCTCGACGCGGGGCACACGGTCGCCTCCGTCGCCGACATGGCCGGTCTCGGCACCCGCCGGCTGCACCGCCGCTCCCTGGACGCCTTCGGTTACGGCCCCAAGATCCTGGCCCGCGTCCTGCGGCTCCAGCGCGCGCTCGCGCTCGTACGGGCCTCGGTGCCGTACGCGGAGGCCGCCGTCGCCGCGGGCTGCGCCGACCAGGCGCATCTCGCCAGGGAGACGCGCGATCTGGCCGGTCTCACGCTCGGTGCCTACGAGGCGTTGGCGAAGAGCGAGACGCCGCAGCCGTCCGGGTCGAGCACCACCGCGTAA
- a CDS encoding GNAT family N-acetyltransferase, translating into MISRITATGPAAARSQGRGADRSAPAATVRRATARDAKRLTRLIRASRAYEGPYAPMIAGYRVGPDYIEAHRVFLAAGPDDRLLGFYALLLVPPELDLMFVADAAQGLGVGRQLVEHMKEEARAAGVTAVRVVSHPPAEGFYRRVGAERVGTVAANPPAVMWDRPELVIGVGHAGTTGCGRTGCGPHRVSPRSQS; encoded by the coding sequence ATGATCTCGCGCATTACCGCGACCGGTCCGGCGGCGGCCCGGTCCCAGGGCCGGGGGGCGGACCGTTCAGCCCCCGCCGCCACCGTCCGCCGGGCCACCGCGCGCGACGCCAAGCGGCTGACCCGGCTCATCCGGGCGTCCCGCGCCTACGAGGGGCCGTACGCGCCCATGATCGCCGGCTACCGCGTCGGACCCGACTACATCGAGGCGCATCGGGTCTTCCTCGCCGCCGGTCCCGACGACCGCCTGCTCGGCTTCTACGCGCTGCTGCTCGTCCCGCCCGAGCTGGACCTGATGTTCGTCGCCGACGCCGCCCAGGGCCTCGGTGTCGGGCGGCAGCTGGTCGAGCACATGAAGGAGGAGGCGCGCGCCGCCGGTGTCACCGCCGTACGCGTGGTGTCGCACCCGCCCGCCGAGGGCTTCTACCGGCGCGTGGGCGCCGAACGCGTCGGTACGGTCGCGGCGAACCCGCCCGCGGTGATGTGGGACCGCCCGGAACTGGTCATCGGGGTCGGCCACGCCGGGACCACCGGATGCGGTCGGACGGGATGCGGTCCGCACCGTGTGTCACCGAGAAGCCAATCCTGA
- a CDS encoding acyl-CoA dehydrogenase family protein, with the protein MTATTHTVTNQVPPLVGYDVFSGDRALAEGLERHATPEVLDLARSELSALGLLAGSARAQEWGTRANENPPKLRTHDRYGNRIDEVEFHPDWHQLLDSAVSAGLTDAWGRPDGHLRRAAGFYVWTQAEAGNGCPVSMTHAAVPALRTEPELAAEWEPRLTSHRYEPGLRPAAEKAGALFGMGMTEKQGGSDVRANTTAAKPLDAAGEYLLTGHKWFCSAPMCDGFLVLAQAPAGLTCFLVPRVLPDGTRNVFLIQRLKDKLGNRSNASSEVEFDGTWARRVGEEGRGVRTIIEMVAATRVDCVLGSAALMRQSVAQAVHHAAHRSAFGGLLIDKPLMRNVLADLALESEAATTLALRLAAAQDAEQSTGSEAERAFLRLAVPTAKYWVTKRCTPVAAEALECLGGNGYVEESGMPRLLRESPLNSIWEGSGNVQALDVLRALQREPEALNAFLQEVGEARGADHRLDGAIKDLLTELADLDGVEARARRLVERMALVLQGSLLVRWAPPAVADAFCASRLGGDWGTAFGTLPHSLDLESVVTRARAV; encoded by the coding sequence ATGACAGCCACCACCCACACAGTGACCAACCAGGTTCCGCCCCTGGTGGGATACGACGTCTTCAGCGGCGACCGGGCCCTCGCGGAAGGCCTGGAGCGGCACGCCACGCCCGAAGTCCTCGACCTGGCGCGGTCGGAGCTGTCCGCGCTCGGTCTGCTGGCCGGTTCCGCGCGGGCGCAGGAGTGGGGGACGCGGGCCAACGAGAACCCGCCGAAGCTGCGTACGCACGACCGGTACGGGAACAGGATCGACGAGGTCGAGTTCCATCCGGACTGGCACCAACTCCTTGACTCCGCCGTGTCGGCGGGGCTGACGGACGCCTGGGGCCGCCCCGACGGGCATCTGCGCCGGGCCGCCGGGTTCTACGTCTGGACGCAGGCGGAGGCCGGGAACGGCTGCCCGGTGTCCATGACGCACGCGGCGGTGCCCGCGCTGCGGACCGAGCCGGAACTGGCCGCCGAGTGGGAGCCGAGGCTCACCTCGCACCGGTACGAGCCCGGTCTGCGGCCCGCCGCGGAGAAGGCCGGCGCGCTGTTCGGGATGGGCATGACGGAGAAGCAGGGCGGCAGCGACGTACGGGCCAACACGACGGCCGCGAAGCCGCTGGACGCGGCCGGCGAGTATCTGCTGACGGGGCACAAGTGGTTCTGCTCCGCGCCGATGTGCGACGGCTTCCTGGTGCTGGCCCAGGCGCCGGCCGGGCTGACGTGTTTCCTCGTGCCCCGGGTGCTGCCGGACGGGACGCGCAACGTGTTCCTGATCCAGCGGCTGAAGGACAAGCTGGGCAACCGGTCGAACGCGTCGAGCGAGGTCGAGTTCGACGGCACCTGGGCCCGCCGGGTCGGCGAGGAGGGGCGCGGGGTGCGCACCATCATCGAGATGGTGGCGGCGACGCGGGTGGACTGCGTACTGGGCTCGGCGGCGCTGATGCGCCAGTCGGTGGCGCAGGCGGTCCATCACGCCGCGCACCGCAGCGCGTTCGGCGGTCTGCTGATCGACAAGCCGCTGATGCGCAACGTACTGGCCGATCTGGCGCTGGAGTCGGAGGCGGCGACGACACTGGCACTGCGGCTGGCCGCGGCTCAGGACGCCGAGCAGAGCACGGGTTCGGAGGCGGAGCGGGCGTTTCTGCGGCTCGCGGTGCCGACGGCCAAGTACTGGGTGACCAAGCGCTGTACGCCGGTTGCGGCCGAAGCCCTTGAGTGTCTGGGCGGCAACGGTTACGTGGAGGAGTCGGGGATGCCCCGGCTGCTGCGTGAGTCGCCGCTGAACTCGATCTGGGAGGGCTCGGGCAACGTCCAGGCACTCGACGTGCTGCGGGCGCTCCAGCGCGAGCCCGAGGCGCTGAACGCGTTCCTCCAGGAGGTCGGCGAGGCGCGTGGCGCGGACCACCGGCTGGACGGGGCGATCAAGGACCTGCTGACCGAACTCGCCGATCTGGACGGCGTCGAGGCCCGCGCCCGGCGGCTGGTGGAGCGGATGGCGCTGGTGCTCCAGGGCTCGCTGCTGGTGCGGTGGGCACCGCCGGCGGTCGCGGACGCGTTCTGCGCGTCACGGCTCGGCGGTGACTGGGGTACGGCCTTCGGTACGCTGCCGCACAGCCTGGACCTGGAGTCGGTGGTGACGCGGGCGCGGGCGGTCTGA
- a CDS encoding VOC family protein, with protein MSDSFKTGRPLPAYVRPMTPRFDLIGIVVSDMAASLDFYRRLGLDIPADADSAPHVEAALPGGTRIAWDTEEVIRSFDPGWTPPSSGDRVGLCFLCDSPAEVDSVYDALVGAGYRGHLKPWDATWGQRYAVVLDPDGCGVSLFANAS; from the coding sequence GTGTCCGATTCGTTCAAGACCGGCCGGCCGCTCCCGGCCTACGTTCGACCCATGACTCCACGATTTGATCTGATCGGCATCGTCGTCTCCGACATGGCGGCCTCTCTCGACTTCTACCGCAGGCTCGGTCTGGACATCCCCGCCGACGCGGACTCCGCTCCCCATGTGGAGGCCGCCCTGCCCGGCGGAACACGTATCGCGTGGGACACCGAGGAGGTCATACGCTCCTTCGACCCCGGCTGGACCCCGCCGTCGAGCGGCGACCGGGTGGGCCTCTGCTTCCTCTGCGACAGTCCCGCCGAGGTCGACTCCGTCTACGACGCGCTGGTCGGCGCCGGGTACCGGGGCCACCTCAAGCCGTGGGACGCGACCTGGGGCCAGCGTTACGCGGTGGTGCTCGACCCGGACGGCTGCGGCGTCTCGCTCTTCGCCAACGCCTCGTAG
- a CDS encoding VOC family protein codes for MLGRSKAFSGFAVDDIPRARVFYEETLGLNVTEANGMLQLRLGGGAEVLVYPKPDHVPATYTILNFPVEDIEQAVDELVRRGVSFERYPGMEADDRGIFRGGGPYIAWFTDPAGNTLSVLQDRPE; via the coding sequence ATGCTCGGCAGAAGCAAGGCGTTCAGCGGTTTCGCCGTGGACGACATCCCGCGGGCCCGCGTCTTCTACGAGGAGACCCTGGGCCTGAACGTCACGGAGGCGAACGGCATGCTGCAGCTGCGCCTCGGGGGCGGGGCAGAGGTGCTCGTCTACCCGAAGCCGGACCATGTCCCCGCCACGTACACGATCCTCAACTTCCCGGTCGAGGACATCGAGCAGGCCGTGGACGAGCTGGTCCGGCGGGGCGTGAGCTTCGAGCGCTACCCCGGTATGGAGGCCGACGACCGGGGCATCTTCCGGGGCGGCGGCCCGTACATCGCGTGGTTCACCGACCCGGCGGGCAACACGCTCTCCGTCCTCCAGGACCGCCCGGAGTGA
- a CDS encoding VOC family protein has product MTTNTVPEHYRHSVIAHVMVDGAHAAIDFYSRAFGAEELFRIDGPEGRVVHAEVGIEGSVFMLGDAEGPLFGAPTALGGATVGLHVFVADVDALTRRAVAAGAELLQPPADQFHGDRTAMLRDPFGHVWVFLTHLEDLTPEEITRRASGLFTEE; this is encoded by the coding sequence ATGACCACGAACACCGTTCCCGAGCACTACCGCCACTCCGTGATCGCCCATGTGATGGTCGACGGCGCCCACGCGGCGATCGACTTCTACAGCAGGGCTTTCGGCGCCGAGGAGCTGTTCCGTATCGACGGTCCTGAGGGACGCGTCGTGCATGCCGAGGTCGGCATCGAGGGATCGGTCTTCATGCTGGGCGACGCGGAGGGGCCGCTCTTCGGCGCGCCGACCGCGCTCGGCGGCGCCACCGTGGGGCTGCATGTCTTCGTCGCCGATGTCGACGCGCTGACGCGACGGGCCGTCGCGGCCGGGGCGGAACTGCTCCAGCCACCGGCCGACCAGTTCCACGGCGACCGCACCGCGATGCTGCGGGACCCCTTCGGACATGTCTGGGTCTTCCTCACGCACCTGGAGGACCTGACACCGGAGGAGATCACCCGCCGGGCGAGCGGACTCTTCACCGAGGAGTGA